In Deinococcus puniceus, one genomic interval encodes:
- a CDS encoding MotA/TolQ/ExbB proton channel family protein, whose product MTFSELLRNAGPLLWVLLALSVYVVYLAAARAQALSRLGQDASALIERARAVTAESGPAAALAEVDRATDLRASPAANVLRAGLLRADRGPDASLAAMNATLLAEDARLYAGLSALGTAAQVAPLLGLLGTVIGMVRSFLVFSTTAAPTPAQLATGISEALINTAAGLVVAIIAYVARNALRARADRIAVQAERVREELPSWLSRPLAVGSFRPTADTLPEVALSFDSLPVGTVRG is encoded by the coding sequence ATGACCTTTTCTGAACTTCTCCGGAACGCTGGGCCGCTGCTGTGGGTGCTGCTGGCGCTGTCGGTGTACGTGGTGTATTTGGCGGCTGCCCGCGCCCAAGCGTTGTCCCGGCTGGGGCAAGATGCCTCCGCCCTCATCGAGCGTGCCCGCGCCGTCACCGCCGAAAGTGGGCCAGCGGCAGCCTTGGCCGAAGTAGACCGGGCCACCGATCTCCGCGCCAGCCCTGCCGCCAACGTGCTGCGGGCCGGACTGCTCCGCGCTGACCGGGGGCCGGACGCCAGCCTCGCGGCCATGAATGCCACATTGTTGGCCGAAGACGCGCGGCTGTACGCGGGCCTGAGTGCGCTGGGCACGGCGGCTCAGGTGGCCCCGCTGCTGGGGTTGCTGGGCACGGTCATCGGCATGGTGCGCTCGTTCTTGGTATTCAGCACCACCGCTGCGCCCACGCCCGCGCAACTGGCCACCGGCATCAGCGAGGCGCTTATTAACACGGCGGCAGGTCTTGTGGTGGCGATCATCGCCTACGTGGCCCGCAACGCCCTGCGTGCCCGCGCAGACCGGATCGCGGTGCAGGCCGAACGGGTGCGCGAGGAATTGCCCTCGTGGTTGTCGCGCCCGCTGGCGGTGGGCAGTTTCCGCCCTACAGCCGACACCCTGCCCGAAGTGGCCCTGTCCTTCGACAGCCTTCCTGTGGGAACGGTACGGGGATGA
- the sufC gene encoding Fe-S cluster assembly ATPase SufC, producing the protein MTYQIEIRNLHASVGDMPILKGINLTIPRGELHAVMGPNGNGKSTLAKVMVGDPEYTVTEGEVLVDGVNILEMEPDERARLGLFLAFQYPVEIPGVTIANFLRLAMQARKAEGEEVSFSEFYGKLLAALKVLEWDESIVERYLNAGFSGGEKKRNEILQMLMLDPTYIIMDETDSGLDVDALKIVAKGVNSMRGPNLGGLIITHYQRLLDYIVPDRVHIIVDGKVVQSGGPELAKKLDSEGYDWVKELALA; encoded by the coding sequence ATGACCTATCAGATCGAAATCCGCAACCTGCACGCCTCCGTGGGCGACATGCCCATTCTCAAGGGCATCAACCTGACCATTCCGCGTGGCGAGTTGCACGCCGTGATGGGGCCGAACGGCAACGGCAAAAGCACCCTCGCCAAAGTGATGGTAGGCGACCCAGAATACACCGTGACCGAGGGCGAAGTGCTGGTGGACGGCGTGAACATTCTGGAGATGGAACCCGACGAACGCGCCCGCCTCGGCCTGTTTTTGGCCTTCCAGTACCCCGTGGAAATTCCCGGCGTCACCATCGCCAACTTCCTGCGCCTTGCGATGCAAGCCCGCAAAGCCGAGGGCGAAGAAGTTTCTTTTAGCGAGTTTTACGGCAAGTTGCTGGCCGCCCTGAAGGTGCTGGAATGGGACGAGAGCATCGTGGAACGCTACCTGAACGCGGGCTTTTCCGGCGGCGAAAAGAAGCGCAACGAGATTTTGCAGATGCTGATGCTCGACCCGACCTACATCATCATGGACGAAACCGATTCGGGCCTGGATGTTGACGCCCTGAAGATCGTCGCCAAAGGCGTGAACTCTATGCGTGGGCCGAATCTCGGCGGTCTGATCATCACCCACTATCAGCGCCTGCTGGATTACATCGTGCCTGACCGCGTTCACATCATCGTAGACGGCAAAGTCGTGCAATCGGGCGGCCCCGAACTGGCCAAGAAGCTGGACAGCGAAGGCTACGACTGGGTGAAAGAGTTGGCGCTGGCATGA
- a CDS encoding DUF4377 domain-containing protein, which translates to MKRLAALSVITALVLASCATQVIVETEIIVAPNKVICGTNKDLECNLIKQLYNGNFSSYSVLGVPIEGFDYKPGIRYHLSVTQYGYLPGVVETNLRHYYKLKQVIEAVPDSKVYYEGQY; encoded by the coding sequence ATGAAACGACTGGCAGCACTGAGCGTGATAACAGCCTTAGTTCTTGCCAGTTGTGCAACGCAAGTGATTGTGGAGACTGAAATTATTGTTGCTCCCAACAAGGTTATCTGTGGCACGAACAAAGACCTTGAGTGCAATTTAATTAAGCAACTTTACAACGGCAATTTTTCATCGTATTCCGTCTTAGGTGTACCCATCGAGGGATTTGATTACAAGCCGGGAATTCGCTACCACCTTTCAGTGACCCAGTATGGATATCTACCCGGAGTAGTAGAGACAAATCTACGCCATTACTACAAGCTTAAGCAGGTTATAGAGGCAGTTCCAGACAGCAAGGTTTACTACGAAGGTCAGTACTAA
- a CDS encoding ABC transporter substrate-binding protein, whose product MSSGVGLKIVSLLPSATDLLFDLGLGGSVVGVSHSCDHSGAAGLPILTRSIVSPDAPQADIDRAVSEAVREGRALYQVDGELLDRLNPDLVVTQGVCEVCAVTPGTIDAAVRYLPGCLPAAHVLSLEGRSVAGILDDLRALALAAGVGEKGEQLAAEALHDWQAIVPAAHAPRVLTLEWVEPPFYGGHWVPEQVEQAGGVNVLGAAGTDSGRATWPQIAALDPDIIVVMCCGYGLADNAEFARSLLTRTDLRAVKNGEVWAVDANAQFSRPSLGVVRGAAVLADLLRGRECTGESVRVG is encoded by the coding sequence ATGAGCAGCGGTGTTGGCTTAAAGATCGTGAGTCTGCTCCCCAGCGCCACTGATTTGCTGTTCGACTTGGGCTTAGGCGGCAGCGTGGTGGGCGTCAGCCACTCTTGCGATCACTCCGGCGCGGCGGGACTGCCCATTCTCACGCGCTCTATCGTGTCTCCCGATGCCCCGCAAGCCGACATAGACCGTGCCGTCAGCGAGGCAGTGCGCGAGGGGCGGGCGCTATATCAAGTCGACGGCGAACTCTTAGACCGCCTGAATCCTGATCTGGTGGTCACGCAGGGCGTCTGCGAAGTGTGCGCCGTCACGCCCGGAACCATCGACGCTGCCGTGCGCTACCTGCCCGGTTGCCTGCCCGCCGCCCACGTCCTCAGTCTGGAAGGCCGCAGCGTGGCGGGCATTCTGGACGATCTGCGGGCATTGGCACTGGCCGCCGGGGTGGGGGAGAAGGGCGAACAACTTGCCGCCGAAGCTTTGCACGACTGGCAGGCCATCGTTCCCGCTGCCCACGCCCCGCGTGTACTGACATTGGAATGGGTGGAGCCGCCGTTTTATGGAGGCCACTGGGTTCCCGAACAAGTGGAGCAGGCAGGCGGCGTGAACGTGCTGGGCGCGGCAGGCACCGATTCTGGCCGGGCCACTTGGCCCCAGATCGCTGCTCTAGACCCGGACATCATCGTGGTGATGTGCTGCGGCTACGGTTTAGCCGACAATGCAGAGTTTGCCCGCAGCCTGCTGACCCGCACCGACTTACGGGCAGTGAAAAACGGAGAAGTGTGGGCTGTGGACGCCAACGCGCAGTTCAGCCGCCCTAGCCTCGGCGTGGTGCGCGGCGCGGCGGTGCTGGCCGATCTGCTGCGGGGAAGAGAGTGTACGGGCGAAAGCGTGCGCGTGGGGTAG
- a CDS encoding type III pantothenate kinase: MPDVSASASLPPESAPASAFPLLVVDIGNTSTVLGLADAGLNLTHTWRVRTNRDVLPDDLALQLRGLFDLAGLGGAGVAGPRAAVLSSVAPPVGQNYALALKRHFGITALEVSAAALPDVRVELDIPDAVGADRLCNLFGAEKYLGTHEYAVVVDFGTSTNFDVIGRGRRFIGGVLATGAQVSADALFSRAAKLPRITLEAPLSAIGKNTIHALQSGLVFGYAEMVDGLLRRIRSELPAPAVAIATGGFARTIEGICREIDHYDETLTLRGLVELWASRAGVRA; the protein is encoded by the coding sequence ATGCCGGACGTGTCCGCCTCCGCGTCCCTGCCTCCAGAATCTGCCCCTGCTTCCGCTTTTCCGCTGCTGGTCGTCGATATCGGCAATACCAGCACCGTGCTGGGCCTAGCCGATGCAGGCCTGAACCTGACCCACACTTGGCGGGTTCGCACCAACCGCGACGTGTTGCCCGACGATCTGGCCCTGCAATTGCGTGGCCTGTTCGACTTGGCGGGACTCGGCGGTGCAGGTGTGGCGGGGCCGCGTGCGGCGGTTCTCAGCAGCGTTGCGCCGCCAGTGGGCCAGAATTACGCGCTGGCGCTCAAGCGGCATTTCGGCATCACGGCCCTAGAAGTCTCTGCCGCCGCCCTGCCCGATGTGCGCGTGGAACTCGATATTCCCGACGCGGTGGGCGCAGATCGCCTGTGCAACCTGTTCGGCGCAGAAAAGTATCTGGGCACGCATGAATACGCGGTGGTTGTGGATTTCGGCACCAGCACCAACTTTGATGTGATCGGGCGCGGACGGCGGTTTATCGGCGGTGTGCTGGCAACCGGGGCACAGGTCAGCGCCGACGCTCTGTTTTCGCGGGCGGCCAAATTGCCCCGGATTACCTTAGAGGCTCCCCTGAGCGCCATCGGCAAAAACACCATTCACGCGCTGCAATCGGGCCTCGTCTTCGGGTATGCCGAAATGGTGGACGGCCTGCTGCGCCGCATCCGTTCCGAGTTGCCTGCGCCCGCCGTCGCCATCGCCACAGGCGGTTTTGCCCGCACCATTGAGGGCATTTGCCGCGAAATAGACCATTACGATGAAACCCTGACCCTGCGCGGCTTGGTAGAACTGTGGGCCAGCCGAGCCGGAGTGCGGGCATGA
- a CDS encoding ExbD/TolR family protein, translating to MTRPALRRRFREGGDGVTFDFAPMVDIVLLLLIFFFLTSSLGARQNALPLDLPRASTTVQETPALPIVSVDRAGKLFLNGKETTLTKLGAGLKPLLKTSGGVVGLRADERGNYGTVVRVMDAIKQAGGERLALGTRKGN from the coding sequence ATGACCCGGCCCGCCCTGCGCCGCCGATTTCGGGAAGGGGGAGACGGCGTGACCTTCGACTTTGCCCCGATGGTAGACATCGTGCTGCTGCTGCTCATCTTCTTTTTTCTGACCAGCAGCCTCGGCGCACGCCAGAATGCCCTGCCGCTGGATTTGCCGCGTGCCAGTACTACCGTGCAAGAAACCCCTGCCCTGCCGATTGTGAGCGTAGACCGGGCCGGGAAGCTCTTTCTGAACGGCAAGGAAACCACCCTGACCAAGTTGGGCGCGGGCTTGAAACCTCTGCTGAAAACGTCGGGCGGCGTGGTGGGCTTGCGGGCCGATGAACGCGGCAATTACGGCACAGTCGTTCGTGTGATGGACGCGATTAAGCAGGCGGGCGGCGAACGCTTGGCGCTGGGCACGCGCAAGGGAAACTGA